A stretch of DNA from Vibrio gallaecicus:
CTAAATCGATTTACGAAAATGTTGTTTATGGTTTAAGGCTACAAGGTGTTAGTAACAGCCGAGATTTAGATGATGCAGTAGAACGTTCTTTGAGAGCTGCAGCTTTGTGGGATGAAGTAAAAGATCGACTTCATGAAAATGCCTTTGGTCTATCTGGTGGTCAGCAGCAGCGTTTGGTTATTGCTAGAGCTGTTGCTATTGAGCCGGAGGTTCTTTTACTTGATGAGCCGACATCGGCTCTGGATCCTATTTCTACGTTAACTATTGAAGAGTTAATTAACGATCTTAAGACACAATATACTGTAGTAATTGTTACGCATAACATGCAGCAAGCTGCCCGTGTTAGTGATCATACTGCCTTTATCCATATGGGAAAATTGATCGAATACTCAGATACTGACTCTATCTTTACCTCGCCATTGAAAAACCAAACCGAAGACTATATTACAGGTAGGTATGGTTAATTTATTGGCATTATCTGTATCGGGAAATATTTAAACTAAGGAAAATACATGCAATTTGGTCGTCATATATCAGGGCAGTTTAATGTTGAACTAGAAGCTATTAGAACTCATGTGCTTACGATGGGTGGTTTAGTGGAACAACAACTGTCATTTGCGATGCAGGCACTTCACAAGGATGATGCTGATCTGGCAAATAAAGTGATACGTGATGATCATAAAGTGAATGCGATGGAAGTGTCCATTGATGAAGCTTGTACTCGAATTATTGCTAAACGTCAGCCTACCGCTAAAGATTTACGTTTAATAATGGCGATCATCAAAACGATTACCGATCTAGAACGAATTGGTGATGTTGCCTCTAAAATAGCTCAAGGTGCGATAGAGATCCCTTCGACCAAAGAACAAAAATTTCATGTTTCGTTAGAGCCTCTTTGCCGTCAAGCAATCACCATGCTGCATCAAGTGTTGGACGCTTTTGCTCGTATGGATGTCGATGCTGCGGCAGAAGTTCATAAACTTGATGATAAGTTGGATGCGGAATACGAGGCTGTCATTAGACAATTAATGACGTATATGATGGAAGATCCTAAGAACATCCCAAATATTTTGCAGGTGATGTGGTCAGCCCGAGCGATTGAACGGGTGGGAGATCGTTGCCAAAATATCTGCGAATACATTATTTACTTTGTGAAGGGTAAAGATGTACGCCATCTAGGTGATCAAAGCCTAGATGACGCACTGAAGTAGATTTTAACTTTAGAAGCGAATAATTGCACCAAGGTTAACATTGATAGTTGTGTCATACGGCACAAAGGTCTTATTGTGATCAAAGATATTCATATCAACACCAGCTCGTAGTCCAAGCATTGGTGTCGCTTGGTACACGTAGGCACCGCCTAGGCTTAATCCATGTGCTGT
This window harbors:
- the pstB gene encoding phosphate ABC transporter ATP-binding protein PstB — encoded protein: MFSINETLGYQAPLDVHNLTKDETAISIENLNLYYKETQALDDISMNIPKGQVTAFIGPSGCGKSTLLRCINRMNDLVEGCKVSGKVKLYGNNVYHPKVDVATLRRRVGMVFQRPNPFPKSIYENVVYGLRLQGVSNSRDLDDAVERSLRAAALWDEVKDRLHENAFGLSGGQQQRLVIARAVAIEPEVLLLDEPTSALDPISTLTIEELINDLKTQYTVVIVTHNMQQAARVSDHTAFIHMGKLIEYSDTDSIFTSPLKNQTEDYITGRYG
- the phoU gene encoding phosphate signaling complex protein PhoU — translated: MQFGRHISGQFNVELEAIRTHVLTMGGLVEQQLSFAMQALHKDDADLANKVIRDDHKVNAMEVSIDEACTRIIAKRQPTAKDLRLIMAIIKTITDLERIGDVASKIAQGAIEIPSTKEQKFHVSLEPLCRQAITMLHQVLDAFARMDVDAAAEVHKLDDKLDAEYEAVIRQLMTYMMEDPKNIPNILQVMWSARAIERVGDRCQNICEYIIYFVKGKDVRHLGDQSLDDALK